One Pagrus major chromosome 15, Pma_NU_1.0 DNA window includes the following coding sequences:
- the chst3a gene encoding carbohydrate sulfotransferase 3a, whose protein sequence is MKTKYAIVFICIVALVIIEKESNIISRVSDKLIQRQTPQQTPQTPLDYGITTQNGSLMVLKMLLSQLTGTPGNYSSLSEEQEEDELDDLGTYSLSGGRKHILLLATTRTGSSFVGEFFNQHGDNMFYLFEPLWHVERMLTMAGEANNGTVLAGIYREVVQGLFLCDFSPLEKFISPPPQDHVTPALFRRESSLSLCEEPVCTPVIKDVFERYHCKTRRCGPLNLTLASESCLSKQHHAIKTVRVRQLETLQPLVEDPRLDVRVIQLVRDPRAILASRMVAFSSKYQTWKAWAQDGQVPEDDEEVKRLKGNCDHIRMSAEVGLSRPRWLRKRYMLVRYEDIARYPMQKAEEMYRFTGIPFSPQAREWILRNTQTTQEASGIYSTQKNSSEQAEKWRFSIPFTLAQVVQRVCGPTMKLFGYKFVDDEKTLMNKSISLLEERLFH, encoded by the exons ATGAAGACCAAATATGCAATTGTCTTCATCTGTATCGTGGCCCTGGTCATCATCGAGAAGGAAAGCAACATCATATCAAG GGTCTCTGATAAGCTGATCCAGAGGCAGACTCCACAGCAGACCCCGCAGACTCCACTGGATTATGGCATCACGACACAAAATGGCTCCCTGATGGTGCTTAAAATGCTGCTCTCTCAACTCACCGGTACACCGGGGAATTACTCAAGTCTCTctgaggagcaagaggaggacgAATTAGATGATTTAGGCACGTACAGCTTGAGCGGTGGCCGTAAGCACATATTACTCTTGGCCACCACACGAACAGGTTCCTCCTTTGTGGGGGAATTTTTCAACCAGCACGGCGATAACATGTTTTACCTGTTTGAGCCTTTGTGGCACGTCGAGCGCATGCTGACCATGGCCGGAGAGGCAAACAATGGGACAGTGTTGGCAGGAATCTACCGGGAGGTAGTCCAGGGACTCTTCCTGTGCGATTTCTCTCCTCTTGAGAAGTTCATCTCTCCCCCACCTCAGGACCACGTCACCCCGGCTCTTTTCCGCAGAGAGTCTAGTTTATCGCTCTGTGAAGAACCTGTCTGCACTCCTGTTATCAAAGATGTCTTTGAGAG GTATCACTGTAAGACTCGTCGCTGTGGGCCACTGAACTTGACCCTTGCATCTGAATCCTGCCTTTCCAAGCAACACCATGCCATTAAGACTGTCCGTGTGCGCCAGCTGGAAACATTGCAGCCTTTAGTGGAGGATCCTCGTCTTGATGTGAGAGTGATCCAGCTAGTCCGAGACCCAAGGGCCATCTTAGCATCCCGCATGGTGGCTTTCTCTTCCAAGTACCAGACATGGAAGGCCTGGGCACAGGATGGCCAGGTGcctgaggatgatgaggaggtgAAGAGGCTCAAAGGAAACTGTGACCACATTAGGATGTCTGCAGAGGTGGGACTGAGCCGACCTCGCTGGCTGAGGAAACGCTACATGTTGGTGCGTTACGAGGATATTGCCCGCTACCCCATGCAGAAGGCGGAGGAGATGTACAGGTTCACAGGGATACCTTTTAGTCCCCAAGCTAGAGAGTGGATTTTGAGGAACACCCAGACcacacaggaagccagtggGATTTACTCCACCCAGAAGAACTCATCAGAGCAGGCAGAGAAATGGAGATTTAGTATTCCCTTCACACTGGCTCAGGTAGTGCAGAGAGTGTGTGGACCCACCATGAAGCTGTTTGGGTACAAATTCGTGGATGATGAAAAGACACTGATGAACAAGTCCATCAGTTTGCTTGAGGAGAGACTATTTCATTGA